From one Mytilus trossulus isolate FHL-02 chromosome 10, PNRI_Mtr1.1.1.hap1, whole genome shotgun sequence genomic stretch:
- the LOC134687978 gene encoding uncharacterized protein LOC134687978, translated as MEDSMEGEENIEEVLKYENLNLIKDVISLRWTIFFRMYEPRYLIDQHEDLFLLHVLENKKMHCVKMIYEQEAHGIEISQITLLPEKMLKYIEWKFKISEAISKIEENMSIKTTHIDHIQHDEHDGDKKSINAENVCKQPYMFQSNHKAQGLKKRKFPDFRNKETPLDMLDISENNGEVLRGIYTKEIVKDTIFVEGCENDEEKWQIYDAEIDIEKFTVPDQKEDIPQGQIAFKRQSWSSICGVVIFTLLLQLSVVMGRKVHPDQGHLCSRWNLQKSNLYLEDEKGKDSFNRLPLTGHLCSRWNLQRSNLYLEDEKGKDSFNRLPLTASSLLQNNDQLDKDLESTSFHSKYKRIHFMRKLNGIRNEIERKERKTSIFEDEKPSLFQLNDRIVGNERTYWGKTRTFSDADISRIENTFRMDVYFVWDDAFIEEITEHYTEDNETKDDGENCHIPNYRLDSRYAKNEHIIDAMEHYDCNFQESIEEYKMVLMSDLKLLNYNGVKEKNDKKSKSWDMGM; from the exons atggAAGACAGTATGGAAGGTGAAGAAAACATTGAAGAAGTTCTAAAgtatgaaaatttgaatttaattaaaGATGTTATAAGTTTGAGATGGACCATTTTCTTTAGAATGTATGAACCAAGATATCTGATTGACCAGCATGAAGACCTGTTCCTTTTGcatgttttagaaaataaaaagatgcaTTGTGTGAAGATGATTTATGAGCAGGAGGCCCATGGTATAGAAATATCTCAAATAACTCTTCTGccagaaaaaatgttaaaatatattgaatggaaatttaaaatttctgaaGCAATCAGTAAAATTGAGGAAAATATGTCAATTAAGACGACACATATTGATCATATACAGCATGATGAACATGATGGGGATAAAAAATCCATAAATGCAGAAAATGTTTGCAAACAACCATACATGTTTCAATCAAATCATAAAGCtcaaggtttaaaaaaaagaaagtttccTGATTTTAGGAATAAAGAAACACCACTGGACATGCTGGACATTTCTGAAAATAATGGAGAAGTATTACGGGGCATATATACCAAAGAGATTGTCAAGGATACAATTTTTGTAGAAGGATGTGAAAATGATGAAGAAAAGTGGCAGATATATGATGCAGAAATTGATATAGAAAAATTTACTGTACCAGATCAGAAGGAAGATATTCCCCAAG GACAAATAGCTTTCAAAAGACAATCGTGGTCAAGTATCTGTGGTGTAGTGATATTTACACTGTTG ttGCAGTTATCTGTAGTCATGGGCAGAAAAGTTCATCCTGATCAAG GACACCTGTGCAGTCGGTGGAATTTACAGAAAAGCAATTTGTATTTAGAAGATGAAAAGGGAAAAGACAGCTTCAACAGATTACCACTTACTG GACACCTGTGCAGTCGGTGGAATTTACAGAGAAGCAATTTGTATTTAGAAGATGAAAAGGGAAAAGACAGCTTCAACAGATTACCACTTACTG CATCATCTTTACTGCAAAACAATGATCAACTGGACAAAGATTTAGAAAGCACTAGTTTTCATTCAAAATACAAGAGGATACATTTTATGAGAAAACTAAATGGTATCAGAAATGAAATCGagagaaaagaaagaaaaacaagtaTTTTTGAAGATGAAAAACCTAGTTTATTTCAACTAAATGATAGGATTGTAGGTAATGAGAGAACCTACTGGGGAAAGACTAGGACCTTTAGTGATGCAGATATTAGTAGAATTGAAAATACTTTCAGAATGGATGTGTATTTTGTTTGGGATGATGCTTTCATTGAAGAAATTACTGAACACTATACAGAAG ATAATGAGACAAAAGATGATGGTGAAAACTGTCATATACCTAATTATAGACTGGACAGCAGATATGCTAAGAATGAACATATTATTGATGCCATGGAACATTATGATTGCAATTTTCAAGAGAGCATTGAGGAATATAAAATGGTACTGATGTCTGATTTAAAGTTACTTAATTATAATGGTGTGAAAGAaaagaatgacaaaaaaagcaaaag